Proteins encoded in a region of the Terriglobales bacterium genome:
- the rpmC gene encoding 50S ribosomal protein L29 produces the protein MAKTAERKPPANAFSRRENKDVEKLRNLSDNELVARQRDLNDQLFRLKFQMKMGQTESLKKIRDLRRDLARVKTIARGRTQGLEPTGTEKK, from the coding sequence ATGGCGAAGACCGCCGAACGCAAGCCGCCGGCCAACGCCTTCTCGCGCCGCGAGAACAAGGACGTCGAGAAGCTGCGCAACCTCTCGGACAATGAGCTCGTGGCCCGCCAGCGCGACCTCAACGACCAGCTCTTCCGCCTGAAGTTCCAGATGAAGATGGGACAGACGGAGAGCCTGAAGAAGATCCGCGACCTGCGCCGCGACCTGGCCCGTGTGAAGACCATCGCGCGCGGCCGCACCCAGGGCCTGGAGCCCACCGGAACGGAGAAGAAGTGA
- the rpsS gene encoding 30S ribosomal protein S19: MPRSPKKGPFIDSHLMVRIEGMNRSNEKKVVRTWSRRSTVHPDMVGHTIAVHNGKKFIPVYITENMVGHKLGEFSPTRIFKGHGIKGAAEAAAAAAARPAGVPGGPGAIVPSAPAAGGAAPAIPAPKS; this comes from the coding sequence ATGCCACGTTCACCGAAGAAAGGGCCGTTCATCGATTCGCACCTGATGGTGAGGATCGAGGGCATGAACCGGAGCAACGAGAAGAAGGTCGTGCGCACCTGGTCGCGGCGTTCCACCGTCCATCCGGACATGGTCGGCCACACCATCGCGGTGCACAACGGCAAGAAGTTCATCCCCGTGTACATCACCGAGAACATGGTGGGTCACAAGCTGGGAGAGTTCTCCCCGACCCGCATCTTCAAGGGGCACGGCATCAAGGGTGCCGCGGAAGCCGCGGCCGCGGCGGCGGCGCGTCCGGCGGGCGTTCCCGGCGGTCCGGGCGCCATCGTGCCCTCGGCCCCGGCGGCGGGCGGTGCGGCTCCGGCAATTCCGGCCCCGAAGAGTTAA
- a CDS encoding 50S ribosomal protein L23 — protein sequence MKSAYQIIRKPVITEKGLGVKETEHTLVFEVAAKATKTEVKEAVQQIFKVKVDSVRTANFQGKERRRGRFAGYRSDWKKAYVKLKAGEKMPEYAQNM from the coding sequence ATGAAGAGCGCGTATCAGATCATCCGCAAGCCGGTGATCACGGAAAAAGGGCTGGGGGTGAAGGAGACCGAGCACACGCTGGTCTTCGAAGTCGCCGCCAAGGCCACCAAGACCGAGGTCAAAGAGGCGGTGCAGCAGATCTTCAAGGTGAAGGTGGATTCGGTGCGCACCGCAAACTTCCAGGGCAAGGAGCGGCGGCGCGGGCGTTTCGCCGGCTACCGGTCCGACTGGAAGAAGGCGTACGTGAAGCTGAAGGCCGGCGAAAAGATGCCGGAGTACGCACAGAATATGTAG
- the rplB gene encoding 50S ribosomal protein L2: protein MAIKTYRPVTPSRRFITTLVNEEITADRPHKPLLEPKKRTGGRRNAGDITSWHRGGGHKRQLRMVDFKRDKTGIPATVASIEYDPNRSARLALLHYADGEKRYILAPVGVQVGQKLVSGADADILVGNALPLRNIPPGTTVHNIELRPGKGAQMVRSAGGAAQLVAKEGDYALVKLPSGETRKVLIDCMATIGQVGNLDHENVAFGKAGRKRWLGRRSVNRGVAMNPVDHPHGGGEGKTSGGRHPVTPWGQPTRGYKTRNNKRTDAFIVSRRQK from the coding sequence ATGGCGATCAAGACATACAGACCGGTAACCCCGTCGCGGCGCTTCATCACCACGCTGGTGAACGAAGAGATCACGGCGGACCGTCCGCACAAGCCGCTGCTCGAGCCCAAGAAGCGCACGGGCGGGCGGCGCAATGCGGGCGACATCACCTCGTGGCACCGGGGCGGCGGCCACAAGCGCCAACTCCGCATGGTGGACTTCAAGCGCGACAAGACCGGCATCCCGGCCACCGTCGCCTCCATCGAGTACGACCCCAACCGTTCGGCGCGCCTGGCGCTGCTGCACTACGCCGACGGCGAGAAGCGCTACATCCTGGCGCCGGTGGGGGTGCAGGTCGGCCAGAAGCTGGTGAGCGGCGCCGACGCCGACATCCTGGTAGGTAATGCGCTGCCGCTGCGCAACATCCCGCCCGGCACTACGGTGCACAACATCGAACTGCGTCCGGGCAAGGGCGCGCAGATGGTGCGCTCGGCCGGCGGCGCGGCGCAGTTGGTGGCCAAGGAAGGCGACTACGCACTGGTGAAGCTGCCTTCGGGCGAGACCCGCAAGGTCCTGATCGACTGCATGGCCACCATCGGCCAGGTCGGCAACCTCGACCACGAGAACGTCGCCTTCGGCAAGGCGGGCCGCAAGCGCTGGCTGGGACGTCGCTCGGTGAACCGCGGCGTCGCCATGAACCCGGTGGACCACCCGCACGGAGGAGGCGAGGGCAAGACCTCCGGCGGACGTCACCCGGTCACTCCGTGGGGACAGCCCACCCGCGGCTACAAGACCCGTAACAACAAGCGCACCGACGCGTTCATCGTCAGTCGGCGGCAGAAATAA
- the rplP gene encoding 50S ribosomal protein L16, with the protein MPKKVKYRKQQRGRRAGKAWRGSTLAFGDYGLKVLEPGYITDRQIEASRVAMTRFVKRGGKIWLRLFPDKPVTKKPAETRMGKGKGAPDHWVAVVRPGKILFEMEGVTLAEADEALRLAAHKLPLKTRVVAREGVH; encoded by the coding sequence ATGCCAAAAAAGGTTAAGTACAGAAAACAGCAGCGCGGGCGGCGGGCCGGCAAGGCCTGGCGCGGGTCCACGCTGGCCTTCGGCGATTACGGCCTGAAGGTGCTCGAACCCGGCTACATCACCGACCGGCAGATCGAAGCCAGCCGCGTGGCCATGACGCGCTTCGTCAAGCGCGGCGGCAAGATCTGGCTGCGCCTGTTCCCCGATAAGCCGGTCACCAAGAAGCCAGCCGAGACCCGTATGGGCAAAGGCAAGGGCGCTCCCGACCACTGGGTGGCGGTGGTCCGCCCGGGCAAGATCCTGTTCGAGATGGAGGGCGTGACCCTGGCCGAGGCCGACGAGGCGCTGCGCCTGGCGGCGCACAAGCTGCCGCTGAAGACCCGGGTCGTGGCCCGCGAGGGGGTGCACTGA
- the rpsC gene encoding 30S ribosomal protein S3 — protein MGQKVHPYGFRLGYTKPWKSRWYVERDYEKLLLEDVKLKNELREKLKSAGVSSVEIERPGNKLRIIIRTARPGIIIGRKGAEIDKLKQELQKRTSRDVFIDIQEVHKPELDAQLVSESIALQLEKRVGFRRAMRKAVDSALRFGCKGIKVRVSGRLNGNEIARSEWYLQGRLPLHTLRADIDYGFSEARTTYGVIGVKCWVYRGEILQEKKRQPQAAPAGGF, from the coding sequence ATGGGACAGAAGGTCCATCCTTACGGGTTCCGCCTCGGCTACACCAAGCCGTGGAAGTCGCGCTGGTACGTGGAGCGTGACTACGAGAAGCTGCTGCTCGAGGACGTGAAACTGAAGAACGAGCTGCGCGAGAAGCTCAAGTCGGCGGGCGTCAGCTCGGTGGAGATCGAGCGTCCGGGCAACAAGCTGCGCATCATCATCCGCACCGCGCGCCCGGGCATCATCATCGGCCGCAAGGGGGCGGAGATCGACAAGCTGAAGCAGGAGCTGCAGAAGCGCACCTCGCGCGACGTGTTTATCGACATCCAGGAGGTGCACAAGCCGGAGCTCGACGCCCAGCTCGTCTCCGAGTCGATCGCGCTGCAGCTGGAGAAGCGGGTGGGCTTCCGCCGCGCCATGCGCAAGGCGGTGGATTCGGCTCTGCGCTTCGGCTGCAAGGGGATCAAGGTGCGGGTCTCGGGCCGGCTGAACGGCAACGAGATCGCGCGCTCGGAGTGGTACCTGCAGGGACGCCTGCCGCTGCACACGTTGCGTGCCGACATCGATTACGGCTTCAGCGAGGCCCGCACCACCTACGGCGTCATCGGGGTGAAGTGCTGGGTCTATCGCGGCGAGATCCTGCAGGAGAAGAAGCGCCAGCCGCAGGCAGCGCCTGCCGGCGGATTCTGA
- the rplV gene encoding 50S ribosomal protein L22, which produces MEFRAEGKYIRVSPQKARLVLDLIKGRRVEEAMNTLTFTKKGIAPDVAKLLRSAIENANYLSSEKGLDVDVDNLYVKRAIANEGPRMKRIRPAPQGRAYRYQRRMSHIEIALAEKGKNGAEAVATVVGEEEQPAPRAKGKSKARRG; this is translated from the coding sequence ATGGAATTCAGAGCAGAAGGAAAGTACATCCGAGTCTCGCCGCAGAAGGCGCGCCTGGTGCTGGACCTGATCAAGGGGCGCCGGGTGGAGGAAGCGATGAACACCCTCACCTTCACCAAGAAGGGCATCGCTCCCGACGTCGCCAAGCTGCTGCGCTCGGCCATCGAGAACGCCAACTACCTGAGCTCCGAGAAGGGGCTCGACGTGGACGTGGACAATCTCTACGTGAAGCGGGCCATCGCCAACGAAGGCCCGCGCATGAAGCGCATCCGGCCGGCGCCGCAAGGGCGGGCCTACCGCTACCAGCGCCGCATGTCGCACATCGAGATCGCGCTCGCCGAGAAGGGCAAGAACGGCGCCGAAGCGGTGGCCACCGTGGTCGGCGAGGAAGAACAGCCGGCGCCGCGCGCCAAGGGCAAATCAAAGGCCAGGAGAGGATAG
- the rpsQ gene encoding 30S ribosomal protein S17 encodes MADTNQQAEKSRRNTKIGYVVSTKMAKTIVVETTRQKAHPLYRRVVSRSKKFYAHDENNTARVGDVVRIEETRPMSRLKRWRLKDIIQRAALVPSAEETPEGKLA; translated from the coding sequence ATGGCTGACACGAACCAGCAGGCGGAGAAGTCCCGCCGCAACACCAAGATCGGCTACGTGGTGTCCACCAAGATGGCGAAGACCATCGTGGTCGAGACCACGCGCCAGAAGGCGCACCCGCTGTATCGCCGGGTGGTCTCGCGCTCCAAGAAGTTCTACGCGCACGACGAGAACAACACCGCCCGGGTGGGCGATGTGGTCCGGATCGAGGAGACCCGGCCCATGTCGCGGCTGAAGCGCTGGCGGCTGAAGGACATCATCCAGCGCGCCGCCCTCGTGCCGTCGGCCGAGGAAACCCCGGAAGGGAAGCTGGCGTAA